One genomic window of Comamonas antarctica includes the following:
- a CDS encoding transcriptional repressor gene korB, with product MNAAAKKQNSDKAASPMMGGLGLEDMGDLSALLAGPEAVVQGGGPLALDMALIDEDPHQPRTQDNPGFSAQSLDELAASIQLRGVKTPISVRENPAAEGRYLINHGARRFRGAQRAGLSTIPGFIDNDYNEADQVVENLQRNELTAREIADFIGRELAKGVKKGDIAKAISKSPAFISQHVTLLDLPEPLAEAFNTGRVRDVTVVNELMTAYKKTPQDVAAWLGDANQEVTRGSVKLLREFLDAKSAPAPVAGAAPAAAAPATAAPAAAANGRAEAPVAGQAGKPAAAADKLKKAVVHVRHNDRTARLMLERRPPAEGVAWLQYIDDGQELQASLKHVTLVALLEG from the coding sequence ATGAATGCCGCAGCCAAGAAGCAAAATTCCGATAAAGCGGCCAGCCCGATGATGGGCGGCCTGGGGCTCGAGGACATGGGCGACCTGTCGGCGCTGCTCGCGGGGCCCGAGGCCGTGGTCCAGGGCGGCGGTCCGCTGGCACTGGACATGGCGCTGATCGATGAGGATCCGCACCAGCCGCGCACCCAGGACAACCCCGGCTTTTCCGCGCAAAGCCTCGACGAGCTCGCCGCCTCGATCCAGCTGCGCGGCGTCAAGACGCCGATCTCGGTGCGCGAGAATCCCGCTGCCGAAGGCCGCTACCTGATCAACCATGGTGCCCGGCGCTTTCGCGGTGCGCAGCGCGCCGGGCTGAGCACCATCCCGGGCTTCATCGACAACGATTACAACGAAGCCGATCAGGTGGTCGAGAACCTGCAGCGCAACGAGTTGACGGCGCGTGAAATCGCCGACTTCATCGGCCGCGAACTGGCCAAGGGCGTGAAGAAGGGCGACATCGCCAAGGCCATCAGCAAGTCGCCGGCCTTCATCTCGCAACACGTGACGCTGCTCGATCTGCCCGAGCCGCTGGCCGAGGCGTTCAATACCGGCCGCGTGCGCGATGTCACGGTGGTCAACGAACTGATGACGGCCTACAAGAAGACGCCGCAGGATGTGGCCGCGTGGCTGGGCGACGCCAATCAGGAAGTCACGCGCGGCTCGGTCAAGCTGCTGCGCGAATTCCTCGATGCGAAGTCCGCACCGGCACCCGTGGCCGGCGCGGCGCCGGCCGCCGCGGCGCCGGCCACCGCGGCGCCGGCCGCCGCGGCCAATGGCCGCGCCGAAGCGCCCGTCGCGGGCCAAGCCGGCAAACCAGCGGCAGCGGCCGACAAGCTGAAGAAGGCCGTGGTGCATGTGCGCCACAACGACCGCACCGCGCGGCTGATGCTGGAGCGCCGCCCGCCCGCCGAGGGCGTGGCCTGGCTGCAATACATCGATGACGGCCAGGAGCTGCAGGCCAGCCTGAAGCATGTGACGCTGGTGGCCTTGCTCGAGGGCTGA